A single region of the Pyxidicoccus trucidator genome encodes:
- a CDS encoding efflux RND transporter periplasmic adaptor subunit, whose protein sequence is MDIPKAKKKTRKPWVLAIAGASALLLVTVGLSRLRPAAPSVERASVWLDTVKRGPMVRQVKGAGTLVPEYIRWLTADTAGRVERIHVRPGATVTADTLLMELANPDVQLQALEAERQLASAQADLIKLRMELETLRLGQEATVATLTSESADAVRRAEASHALHQKELIGDLEVKQTREKAGELSRRLELERKRLNVVASSMKDQLVAQQGQVERLKAVAQFRRNQVESMKVRAGEDGVLQDLPLELGQWVTPGVLLAKVVKPERLKAELRIAETQARDIQPGQKALIDTRNGVVEGTVARVAPAASQGTVRVEVSLPEELPRGARPDLTVEGTVELERLGNVLSVGRPAGAQPNGTMSLFRLVSGGDEAIRVPVQLGRGSVNAVEVVQGLQEGDQVVLSDMAAWDAVERVILR, encoded by the coding sequence GTGGACATCCCCAAAGCCAAGAAGAAGACCCGCAAGCCCTGGGTCCTCGCCATCGCCGGAGCCTCCGCGCTCCTTCTCGTGACGGTGGGCCTGTCCCGGCTGCGCCCCGCGGCGCCTTCGGTGGAGCGGGCGTCGGTGTGGCTCGACACGGTGAAGCGCGGGCCCATGGTGCGGCAGGTGAAGGGCGCGGGCACGCTGGTGCCCGAGTACATCCGCTGGCTCACGGCCGACACGGCGGGCCGCGTGGAGCGCATCCACGTCCGGCCCGGCGCCACGGTGACGGCGGACACGCTGCTCATGGAACTGGCAAACCCGGACGTGCAGCTCCAAGCGCTGGAGGCGGAGCGTCAGCTCGCCAGCGCGCAGGCGGACCTCATCAAGCTGCGCATGGAGCTGGAGACGCTGCGGCTGGGGCAGGAGGCCACGGTGGCCACGCTCACCTCCGAGTCCGCGGACGCCGTCCGCCGCGCCGAGGCCAGCCACGCCCTGCACCAGAAGGAGCTCATCGGCGACCTCGAGGTGAAGCAGACCCGCGAGAAGGCCGGTGAGCTGTCCCGCCGCCTGGAGCTGGAGCGCAAGCGGCTCAACGTCGTGGCGTCCAGCATGAAGGACCAGCTCGTCGCGCAGCAGGGCCAGGTGGAGCGCTTGAAAGCGGTCGCCCAGTTCCGACGTAACCAGGTGGAGTCGATGAAGGTGCGCGCCGGGGAGGACGGGGTGCTTCAGGACCTGCCGCTGGAGCTGGGACAGTGGGTGACGCCGGGCGTGCTGCTGGCGAAGGTCGTCAAGCCCGAGCGGCTGAAGGCGGAGCTGCGAATCGCTGAGACGCAGGCGCGCGACATCCAGCCCGGCCAGAAGGCGCTGATCGACACGCGCAACGGAGTGGTGGAGGGCACGGTGGCGCGGGTGGCGCCGGCGGCGAGCCAGGGCACGGTGCGGGTGGAGGTGTCGCTGCCCGAGGAGCTGCCCCGGGGCGCGCGGCCCGACTTGACGGTGGAGGGGACGGTGGAGCTGGAGCGGCTGGGCAACGTGCTCTCCGTGGGGCGCCCCGCGGGCGCGCAGCCGAACGGAACGATGTCCCTCTTCCGGCTGGTGTCGGGGGGCGACGAAGCGATTCGGGTGCCGGTGCAGCTCGGCCGGGGCTCGGTGAACGCCGTGGAGGTCGTGCAGGGTCTTCAGGAAGGCGACCAGGTAGTGCTCTCGGACATGGCCGCGTGGGACGCGGTCGAGCGGGTGATCTTGCGATGA